In Silene latifolia isolate original U9 population chromosome 3, ASM4854445v1, whole genome shotgun sequence, a single window of DNA contains:
- the LOC141646348 gene encoding brefeldin A-inhibited guanine nucleotide-exchange protein 5-like, with translation MSKRGSEVVAEKAPQKPKKIIGKMKVQVILEHFDQVVGYCFMDCVNCLIEFANNKSSHRISLKAIELCEDRLAEGFVLCTKDLG, from the exons ATGTCCAAACGTGGTTCAGAAGTTGTAGCTGAGAAAGCACCTCAAAAACCGAAAAAAATCATTGGAAAGATGAAGGTCCAAG TGATCTTGGAACATTTTGATCAAGTTGTTGGCTACTGCTTTATGGACTGCGTCAACTGTCTTATTGAGTTCGCAAACAACAAGAGTTCTCATCGTATAAGTCTGAAGGCTATCGAATTATGTGAAGACCGGCTTGCTGAG GGTTTCGTGCTGTGCACAAAGGACTTGGGTTAA